The Moorena producens PAL-8-15-08-1 genomic interval TCGCTGGCATCTTCGTCAAGTCTGTCATTATAGCGCATTTCTAAAAGCTGCACATAATTGGCCACTTGATTGAGGGGTTCTTGCAGGTCATGGGATGCCACATAAGCAAACTTTTTCAGTTCAGCATTGGAACGTTCTAGATCCTGAGCCAATTGAGCCAATTCATCAGCTTGACGCAGGACAATATTAATCAGTGCTTTCCTCAGTTCCAGTGCTGTCTTAATTTCCACCTGTTTCCAGGGTAAAGAGGTTAAGCGAACGGTTTCTTTCCACAGTTCAAAGGATTTACGAGGCGACAGTTGCAAAGTCCCCTCTGTGTGGGTTGTTTCAAAAGCTTTATTGGGGTCTCCCCCCCAATTAACAGTTTGAATCACCTCTGGTCGGAACCACAGCACATAGTTTCTCTTGGAAATGGGGATAGCTAGCAGCCCACTACCAATATCTTTAAACCGTTGTGCATCAGGATAAAGGCGAGGCAGGGAATCAGTATAGAAAACCTCTTGATCAACATTCTGTTTCAGCCATTGCACCAAAAACTTCAGGTCTTCTTCACTAGGGGTCTCACCAATAACCGTAAAATTATCCCCAAAACAAATTGCTGCACCTTGAGCACTGGTCAAGTCCAGTAAATTGGGGTCATGCTTAACTAAGCCATCAATAAAGTTTTCTTCTTGGGACATATACTCAATCAATATCGATTGAATATAGGACAACTTCATCTGATAGTCATAGTCTTCCGTCTCTTCTCGGGCTGAAATTTCTGAAAATATCACTCGTCCTAAAAATTCGCAAGCTTTGCGCAACTCATAGGATACATACTTAGGGGTTTGATGATGACAAGCAATCAGTCCCCAGAGTTTTTGATCTTTAATTAGTGAAATCGTCAAAGACGCCCCAACTCCCATATTGTGGAGGTACTTGATATGACAGGGAGAAGCACTTCTGAGAATCGATAATGTTAAATCAAGGGGGCGATTGGTGATCGGGTTTTCGGTAGGAAAAATTTCAACAGGTTGGGAATTTGCATCTGGAATTAAGCGGATCCAATTGGAACAGAATAATCGTCTGGCTGGTTTAGGAATATCCGATTCTGGATAGTGTAAGCCTAGGTAAGATTCCAGACTGTCTAGTTTTTCTTCCGCAATAACGGCTCCATGGTCATCATCTTCAAATTTATATAACATCACCCGGTCAAACCCAGTGACCTTTCGCACCTCTTTGACGATGATTTGACAAAAATCCCGGAGATTTGAAGTTTGTTGGAGCTGGTTAATGGAGGCTCTTGCTAGATGATAAAAGCTTAAAAATGGGATAGTCTCCCGGGAAACTGCTG includes:
- a CDS encoding sensor histidine kinase yields the protein MVGINLPAQQTKLNHEPIHVIGQIQPHGGLLVLEEPELKILQVSNNTSRVLGIPAEAMLEKTLEDVLDPFQVERIKAGLSEENLDLINPTKIWARKKGDDYAVFDGVFHRNSDGCLILELEPAVSRETIPFLSFYHLARASINQLQQTSNLRDFCQIIVKEVRKVTGFDRVMLYKFEDDDHGAVIAEEKLDSLESYLGLHYPESDIPKPARRLFCSNWIRLIPDANSQPVEIFPTENPITNRPLDLTLSILRSASPCHIKYLHNMGVGASLTISLIKDQKLWGLIACHHQTPKYVSYELRKACEFLGRVIFSEISAREETEDYDYQMKLSYIQSILIEYMSQEENFIDGLVKHDPNLLDLTSAQGAAICFGDNFTVIGETPSEEDLKFLVQWLKQNVDQEVFYTDSLPRLYPDAQRFKDIGSGLLAIPISKRNYVLWFRPEVIQTVNWGGDPNKAFETTHTEGTLQLSPRKSFELWKETVRLTSLPWKQVEIKTALELRKALINIVLRQADELAQLAQDLERSNAELKKFAYVASHDLQEPLNQVANYVQLLEMRYNDRLDEDASEFITFAVEGVSLMQTLIDDVLAYSKVDLQGIEFKLTEVETALDHALANLRGRIRETGAVITHDPFPTVMADSTQLMQLFQNLIGNAIKFRSEQPPEIHVGAKRLEDSWLFSVQDNGIGIEPQFSDRIFVIFQRLHTRDEYPGTGMGLAICKKILECHRGKIWVESELGHGATFYFTIPVRGRERERRNGRKTQNHIFG